A genomic window from bacterium includes:
- a CDS encoding alanine:cation symporter family protein, with translation MEQNAGFLATLESLFQTVLVDWVAAVLFFDLAFWDDGIQLPIVVVWLMLGATFFTLRFQFVNVRAFRHGIDCVRGRYTREGETGEISHFQALSAALSATVGLGNIAGVAVAVGVGGPGAIFWMVMAGILGMTSKFAECTLGQKYKTIREDGHVSGGPMHYLRDGLAELGYARLGRILAVVFAVMCIGGSFGGGNMFQSNQSFAQFASLVPMLDNTTGAILFGGALATIVGLVIVGGIRRIGEVAGYLVPIMCTIYVLTGAVILLMHAGELGAAFGTILREAFAPTAAAGGVIGAMVQGFRRAAFSNEAGTGSASIAHSAAATDEPIREGIVALLEPFIDTIVVCTMTGLVIVVTGAHLQEGLSGITMTSWAFESAFPWFKVVLGITAVLFAFSTMISWSYYGEQCWVQLFGLRSIALYKALFLAFAWLGAIFQAQAVLDFGDLMILGMAVPNIIGVVMLSGKIRAALDDYMGRLNSGEMRPISN, from the coding sequence ATGGAACAGAACGCGGGTTTCCTTGCCACCCTCGAGAGCCTCTTCCAGACCGTTCTGGTCGATTGGGTCGCGGCAGTCCTCTTCTTCGATCTGGCGTTCTGGGATGACGGCATCCAGCTGCCGATCGTCGTCGTCTGGCTGATGCTCGGTGCCACCTTCTTCACGCTGCGCTTCCAGTTCGTGAACGTGCGCGCCTTCCGCCACGGCATCGACTGCGTGCGGGGGCGCTACACCAGGGAAGGCGAGACCGGTGAGATCTCCCATTTCCAGGCCCTCTCCGCGGCTCTCTCGGCCACGGTCGGGCTCGGCAACATCGCTGGCGTGGCCGTTGCCGTCGGAGTCGGCGGACCAGGAGCCATCTTCTGGATGGTCATGGCGGGAATCCTCGGCATGACGTCCAAGTTCGCCGAGTGCACGCTCGGGCAGAAGTACAAGACGATTCGCGAAGATGGGCACGTCTCCGGTGGCCCGATGCACTACCTGCGCGACGGCCTGGCCGAGTTGGGATATGCCAGGCTCGGAAGGATTCTCGCCGTGGTCTTCGCGGTGATGTGCATCGGCGGCAGCTTCGGCGGCGGCAACATGTTCCAGTCGAACCAATCCTTCGCCCAGTTCGCGAGCCTGGTCCCGATGCTCGACAACACGACGGGTGCAATCCTCTTCGGCGGTGCTCTGGCCACGATCGTCGGATTGGTGATCGTCGGCGGTATCAGGCGAATCGGCGAGGTCGCGGGCTATCTGGTTCCGATCATGTGTACGATCTACGTGCTGACCGGTGCCGTCATCCTGCTCATGCACGCCGGTGAGCTGGGCGCCGCGTTTGGCACGATCCTACGCGAGGCCTTCGCCCCCACCGCAGCCGCCGGGGGCGTCATCGGGGCGATGGTCCAGGGCTTCCGTCGCGCCGCGTTCTCGAACGAGGCCGGCACAGGCTCAGCGTCGATCGCGCACTCCGCCGCGGCCACGGACGAGCCGATCCGCGAAGGCATCGTGGCGTTGCTCGAGCCGTTCATCGACACGATCGTGGTATGCACCATGACCGGCCTCGTGATCGTCGTGACCGGAGCGCACCTCCAAGAAGGCCTCTCCGGCATCACCATGACCAGCTGGGCCTTCGAGAGCGCCTTCCCCTGGTTCAAGGTCGTGCTCGGAATCACGGCCGTACTCTTCGCCTTCAGCACGATGATCTCGTGGAGCTACTACGGCGAACAATGCTGGGTGCAGCTCTTCGGCTTGCGCAGCATCGCCCTGTACAAGGCCCTCTTCCTGGCTTTCGCCTGGCTCGGTGCCATCTTCCAGGCCCAGGCCGTCCTCGATTTCGGCGACCTGATGATCCTCGGAATGGCAGTGCCAAACATCATCGGCGTCGTGATGCTCTCGGGCAAGATCCGCGCTGCACTCGACGACTACATGGGGCGCCTGAACTCCGGAGAAATGCGACCCATCTCCAACTGA